From the genome of Oncorhynchus gorbuscha isolate QuinsamMale2020 ecotype Even-year unplaced genomic scaffold, OgorEven_v1.0 Un_scaffold_1853, whole genome shotgun sequence, one region includes:
- the LOC124024435 gene encoding gastrula zinc finger protein XlCGF49.1-like — protein MTVTLKEEETGDLIKTRERPDSDSGKSPSGEPDPETPKPGRQHHCSHCGKSFTKLRNLKEHERTHTGEKPFQCSQCGNSFSQLGSLKIHTRIHSGEKPYHCSHCGLTFTWLGSLKSHERIHTGEKPYHCSHCGKSFRWLEGLTKHERTHTGEKPYQCSHCGKSFTQLGNLKSHQRIHTPEEKTYHCSNCGKTFSRAEDLKSHERIERLCSDLSF, from the coding sequence gagagagaccagactctgACAGCGGGAAGAGTCCTTCAGGGGAACCAGACCCAGAGACGCCCAAACCAGGGAGACAACACCACTGCTCGCACTGCGGAAAGAGTTTTACTAAGTTACGAAACCTAAAAgagcatgagaggacacacacaggagaaaagcctttccaatgctcccagtgtggaaacaGTTTTAGTCAGTTAGGGAGCCTGAAAATACACACGAGAATACActctggagagaagccttaccactgctcccattGTGGATTGACTTTTACCTGGTTAGGGAGCCTGAAGTcacacgagagaatacacacaggagaaaagccctaccactgttcccactgtggaaagagttttaggtGGTTAGAAGGCCTGACAAagcatgagaggacacacacaggagaaaagccctACCAATGCtcccactgtggaaagagttttactcagTTGGGGAACCTGAAATCACATCAGAGGATACATACACCGGAGGAGAAGACATACCACTGTTCTAATTGTGGAAAGACATTTTCCCGGGCAGAGGACCTGAAATCacatgagagaatagagaggctGTGTTCTGACTTAAGTTTTTGA